In one Sphingomonas hankookensis genomic region, the following are encoded:
- a CDS encoding Na+/H+ antiporter subunit E, with translation MKRLLPHPALSAMLLIVWLLMANTITMGGIVLGGIFALILPKFTQPFWPDRPRMRFGRAFLAYLAIVVFDIVVANFQVARLILFRRNRDLRARWLIVPIELTTPEAITMLAGTISLTPGTVSSDVSADGRYLLVHALDVADDAAEVARIKTRYQARLQRIFV, from the coding sequence ATGAAGCGGCTGCTGCCCCATCCCGCGCTGTCGGCGATGCTGCTGATCGTCTGGCTGCTGATGGCGAACACCATCACCATGGGCGGCATCGTGCTGGGCGGAATCTTCGCGCTGATCCTGCCGAAATTCACCCAGCCCTTCTGGCCCGACCGCCCCCGGATGCGTTTCGGTCGCGCCTTTCTGGCCTATCTGGCGATCGTGGTGTTCGACATCGTCGTCGCCAATTTCCAGGTCGCGCGGCTGATCCTGTTCCGGCGCAATCGCGATCTTCGCGCCCGCTGGTTGATCGTGCCGATCGAGCTGACCACGCCGGAGGCGATCACGATGCTGGCAGGCACGATCAGCCTGACGCCGGGCACCGTGTCATCCGACGTGTCGGCAGATGGCCGTTACCTGCTGGTCCACGCGCTTGACGTCGCCGACGATGCTGCGGAGGTGGCCCGGATCAAGACGCGCTATCAGGCGCGCTTGCAACGGATTTTCGTATGA
- a CDS encoding K+/H+ antiporter subunit F translates to MIAIALHIAAGCIALALLLNLWRLLRGPALGDRIVALDTMVINAIALIVLIGMIGGNDTYFEAALLLAMVGFVSTIAYCKFILRGDIVE, encoded by the coding sequence ATGATCGCCATCGCGCTCCACATCGCCGCGGGCTGCATCGCACTGGCGCTGTTGCTGAACCTCTGGCGGCTGCTGCGCGGGCCCGCGCTCGGCGACCGGATCGTCGCGCTCGACACGATGGTCATCAACGCCATCGCCCTGATTGTGCTGATCGGCATGATCGGCGGCAACGACACCTATTTCGAGGCTGCGCTGCTGCTCGCCATGGTCGGGTTCGTCAGCACCATCGCCTATTGCAAATTCATCCTGCGCGGGGACATCGTGGAATGA
- a CDS encoding Na+/H+ antiporter subunit G gives MSLIADIVIVTLLLLGAGFALIGSWGLVRLPTTMERLHGPTKATTLGLGALLIASVVYFQTRLGIWTAHELLISLFLFITAPISANMIAKVHLHRARTGAANEPIGIAGPPPRPGEEGDWATFEAPKRETPASTANS, from the coding sequence ATGAGCCTCATCGCCGATATCGTCATCGTCACCCTTCTGCTGTTGGGGGCGGGGTTCGCGCTGATCGGCAGTTGGGGGCTGGTCCGCCTGCCTACGACCATGGAGCGGCTGCACGGGCCGACCAAGGCGACAACCCTGGGCCTCGGTGCGCTGCTGATCGCTTCCGTGGTCTATTTCCAGACGCGGCTCGGCATCTGGACCGCGCACGAATTGCTGATCTCGCTGTTCCTCTTCATCACCGCGCCGATCTCGGCCAACATGATCGCCAAGGTCCATCTCCATCGGGCGCGAACGGGTGCCGCCAACGAACCGATCGGTATCGCCGGTCCGCCACCGCGGCCAGGTGAGGAGGGCGACTGGGCGACGTTCGAAGCGCCGAAGCGGGAAACCCCCGCATCGACCGCGAACAGCTGA
- a CDS encoding potassium channel family protein: MEIGHQTPDYHLYRRSRTPVWLALSWRALLALALIGVALAVHWFDREGLRQSSGEPVTFADILYFTMITVTTVGYGDIVPVTQQSRMFDTFVVTPIRLFVWLIFLGTAYDFLLKRVWGRWRMSVIQRQLRDHVVIAGFGNSGSEAASELIRRGAHPDTIVVIDESPAALRLAEALDVAVMEGNATRDAALQAVRVGTARALIVAAGRDDTSILIVLTARRIAPTLPISVVIRSLDNEAIARQAGADTVINPASFAGLLLAGSTHGVHLADYMADLAATDGRVALRERCVTAEEIGIPLRAITSGLGHRIYRGGTMIGFWEPGANRLVAGDVILEVVPAAGQDSDGPA; this comes from the coding sequence GTGGAAATCGGCCATCAGACACCGGATTACCACCTGTACCGCCGCAGCCGTACGCCGGTCTGGTTGGCGCTGTCGTGGCGGGCGCTGCTGGCGCTGGCGCTGATCGGCGTCGCACTGGCCGTCCACTGGTTCGACCGTGAAGGACTGCGTCAATCGTCCGGTGAGCCGGTCACCTTCGCGGACATTCTCTACTTCACCATGATCACGGTCACGACCGTCGGTTACGGCGATATCGTGCCGGTCACCCAGCAGTCGCGGATGTTCGACACTTTTGTCGTTACGCCGATCCGGTTGTTCGTGTGGCTCATCTTCCTGGGGACCGCCTATGACTTTCTGCTCAAGCGCGTGTGGGGACGATGGCGCATGTCGGTGATCCAGCGCCAGTTGCGTGACCATGTCGTGATCGCCGGCTTCGGCAACAGCGGATCGGAAGCGGCCAGCGAACTGATCCGTCGGGGCGCACACCCGGACACGATCGTCGTCATCGACGAAAGCCCCGCCGCCCTGCGCCTGGCTGAAGCGCTCGACGTCGCTGTCATGGAAGGCAATGCCACGCGCGACGCCGCGTTACAGGCGGTTCGGGTCGGTACGGCCCGCGCGCTGATCGTGGCCGCTGGGCGCGACGACACGTCGATCCTGATCGTCCTGACGGCGCGTCGCATCGCGCCGACCTTGCCGATCAGCGTGGTGATCCGGTCGCTCGATAACGAGGCCATCGCCCGGCAGGCCGGCGCCGATACCGTCATCAACCCTGCTAGCTTTGCTGGATTGCTCCTCGCCGGATCGACGCACGGCGTCCACCTCGCTGATTACATGGCTGATCTGGCGGCGACCGATGGCCGCGTCGCACTGCGTGAGCGGTGCGTCACGGCGGAGGAGATCGGAATCCCCCTGCGGGCGATCACGTCAGGGCTTGGCCATCGAATCTATCGGGGCGGAACGATGATCGGTTTCTGGGAACCGGGGGCGAACCGTCTCGTAGCGGGCGACGTGATCCTTGAGGTCGTGCCTGCAGCGGGCCAGGACTCGGATGGCCCGGCATGA
- a CDS encoding SLC13 family permease: protein MTDWLVAIDAHRAVLGLVFVVALFVAFALERFPPVTIAVAGAAIMIALGWLTPPLVTAAFANSAPITIAAFFILSGALVRTGTIEALASLIVRRAGRAPRRTVAEMLTGAAIAPAFINNTPVVMVLIPLVRRLGRTVGIPATRLLIPLSYLSILGGTLTLVGTSTNLLVDGVAQANGQPGFGIFEITTVGLVTMAAGVATMLILGPRLLPARPDNAIADRHQLPYLTEIALLPEASSQSPRIADLSFLRRDAVRLIAVRRGSRVDRNPDPDMVLLPSDRLIVSATADELDDLARSETYMVGLQNVGRPIRLSDGARSDDVQLIGLTISPTHPALGRELRDIPFLSNLPARVLGIGRARHLPGPDLASVRLRAADSLLVAADATAMAELRANTNLIAEDTSHIRRFRRQRAPIAIGVLVGVIALAALGILPTALLGMIGVGIVLVTRCVDAEEAWRSIDGSVLVLIFAMLGIGSALEAIGTVDLIVGAISPWLATLSPLGVILVLYFLTSALTETVTNNAVAVIMTPVAIGLAQATGQDPRALIIAVMFAASASFATPVGYQTNTMVYAAADYRFSDFVRIGLPMNVFVGLSTCLAISWLV, encoded by the coding sequence ATGACCGACTGGTTGGTGGCCATCGACGCCCATCGCGCCGTGTTGGGGCTGGTATTCGTCGTCGCCCTGTTCGTCGCCTTTGCGCTCGAACGCTTTCCGCCTGTCACGATTGCGGTGGCGGGGGCCGCGATCATGATCGCGCTGGGTTGGCTGACGCCGCCCCTTGTCACCGCCGCGTTCGCCAATTCGGCACCGATCACCATCGCGGCGTTCTTCATCCTGTCGGGCGCATTGGTGCGGACCGGCACGATCGAGGCTCTGGCCAGCCTGATCGTTCGGCGAGCAGGCCGCGCGCCCCGGCGAACCGTGGCCGAAATGTTGACCGGTGCGGCCATCGCGCCGGCCTTCATCAACAATACGCCGGTCGTCATGGTGCTGATCCCGCTGGTCCGGCGGCTAGGCCGAACCGTCGGTATTCCGGCCACCCGGCTGCTGATCCCGCTCTCGTATCTCTCGATCCTGGGGGGCACACTGACCTTGGTCGGCACCTCGACCAACCTGCTGGTCGACGGCGTGGCACAGGCGAACGGACAGCCGGGGTTCGGCATTTTCGAGATCACCACGGTTGGGCTGGTGACCATGGCGGCGGGGGTGGCGACGATGCTGATTCTCGGTCCCCGATTGCTGCCCGCCCGACCCGACAATGCCATCGCCGACCGGCACCAGCTCCCCTATCTCACTGAGATCGCCCTGCTGCCGGAGGCGTCATCCCAAAGCCCGCGCATCGCCGACCTGTCGTTCCTGCGGCGTGATGCAGTACGTCTGATCGCCGTCCGGCGCGGATCGCGGGTTGATCGCAACCCGGATCCCGACATGGTGCTGCTGCCCAGCGACCGGTTGATCGTCAGCGCCACGGCCGACGAACTCGACGATCTGGCGCGAAGCGAAACGTATATGGTCGGTCTTCAGAATGTGGGGCGTCCGATCCGCCTGTCCGATGGGGCGCGTTCGGACGATGTGCAACTCATCGGCCTGACGATCAGCCCGACGCATCCGGCACTGGGCCGCGAGTTGCGCGATATTCCCTTTCTGTCGAACCTGCCGGCACGCGTTCTAGGAATCGGTCGGGCGCGGCATTTGCCGGGACCCGACCTCGCTAGCGTAAGGCTGCGGGCCGCCGACAGTCTGCTGGTCGCGGCGGATGCTACCGCCATGGCCGAACTGCGCGCCAACACCAATTTGATCGCGGAGGATACCAGCCATATCCGCCGCTTCCGTCGGCAGCGCGCACCGATCGCGATCGGTGTGCTGGTCGGCGTGATCGCGCTGGCTGCGCTCGGCATCCTGCCTACCGCGCTGCTGGGCATGATCGGCGTCGGTATCGTCCTCGTGACCCGGTGCGTCGATGCCGAAGAAGCATGGCGATCGATCGACGGCAGCGTGTTGGTACTTATCTTCGCCATGCTCGGCATCGGCAGCGCGCTGGAGGCAATCGGGACCGTCGACCTGATTGTCGGTGCAATCTCTCCATGGCTGGCGACCCTGTCGCCGCTAGGAGTAATCCTCGTCCTGTATTTCTTGACCTCCGCCCTGACCGAAACCGTCACGAACAACGCGGTTGCCGTCATTATGACGCCGGTCGCCATCGGGCTGGCACAGGCGACCGGGCAAGATCCCCGCGCGCTCATCATCGCCGTGATGTTTGCGGCGTCGGCTAGTTTCGCGACGCCCGTCGGGTATCAGACCAATACGATGGTCTATGCGGCAGCCGATTACCGCTTTTCCGATTTTGTCAGGATCGGATTGCCGATGAACGTCTTTGTTGGCCTGTCCACCTGCCTGGCTATCAGTTGGCTTGTATAG